Proteins encoded together in one Candidatus Baltobacteraceae bacterium window:
- a CDS encoding sulfite exporter TauE/SafE family protein gives MVVRNFLWAGLVVMAVVIAMAYRRSKQPLAWPKPIETAIGFVTNFFDTLGIGSFAPTTSLFKFFKLVPDEKIPGTLNIGHTFPTIVEAFVFIAIVGVDPLTLITLIVSAIAGAWLGAGVVSRWPRRYVQIGMGTALLVAAAIFLMQDLNKMPGGGEAAGLTGTLLIAGIVINFCLGALMTIGIGLYAPAMIMVSLLGMTPKAAFPIMMGSCAFLMPIASLRFAKFEAFSMRAAIGLAIGGVPAVLLAAFIVKSLPLYWVRWLVVIVVVYASVAMLRSAIVEHKAREDYSVTPNDEPPDDEPPDDEPPQSNA, from the coding sequence ATGGTCGTCCGGAACTTTCTCTGGGCTGGGCTTGTCGTTATGGCAGTCGTGATCGCGATGGCTTATCGGCGGTCGAAACAGCCGCTCGCGTGGCCCAAGCCGATCGAAACCGCCATCGGGTTCGTCACGAACTTCTTCGATACGCTCGGTATCGGCTCGTTTGCGCCGACCACATCGCTTTTTAAGTTCTTCAAGCTCGTGCCCGACGAAAAAATACCGGGTACGCTCAACATCGGCCATACGTTCCCGACCATTGTGGAAGCGTTCGTCTTCATCGCGATCGTCGGCGTCGATCCGCTGACGCTCATCACGCTGATCGTTTCGGCGATCGCCGGAGCGTGGCTCGGCGCGGGCGTCGTCTCGCGTTGGCCGCGGCGTTACGTTCAAATCGGCATGGGAACGGCGCTGTTGGTTGCAGCGGCCATTTTTCTCATGCAGGACCTCAACAAGATGCCGGGCGGCGGTGAAGCTGCGGGGCTGACGGGCACGCTGCTGATCGCGGGTATCGTCATCAACTTCTGCCTCGGTGCGCTGATGACCATCGGTATCGGCCTGTACGCTCCGGCAATGATCATGGTCTCGCTGTTGGGCATGACGCCCAAGGCCGCGTTCCCAATCATGATGGGATCCTGCGCGTTCCTCATGCCGATCGCGAGCCTTCGGTTTGCCAAGTTCGAGGCGTTCTCGATGCGCGCGGCCATCGGACTGGCCATCGGCGGCGTACCGGCGGTACTTTTAGCGGCGTTTATCGTGAAATCGTTACCACTCTATTGGGTGCGCTGGCTGGTCGTCATCGTGGTCGTCTACGCTTCGGTCGCGATGCTGCGCTCCGCGATCGTGGAGCACAAGGCTCGCGAGGATTACTCAGTAACCCCTAACGACGAACCTCCTGACGACGAACCTCCTGACGACGAACCTCCGCAAAGCAACGCCTAA
- a CDS encoding amidohydrolase family protein codes for MILGPAFIAVGDGTSTYGRIAVEEGRIAAVLPADGPTDHPLPGGSSIAPGMIDVHTNGAADFLFNRDQGNAVTAAASEYARVGATGFVASVMTAPWESMLHAASEIVEAANQLEEDTPVGARCLGIHFEGPFLNPKFRRVHRNEWLIDASAQRAQEMVDACKGACLLVTMAPEIEGAGEAMRVFLENGVVCSAGHTSARYREGMLAVGLGFRSLTHAFNGMPPLDHRDPSILAAFIQDRRTLVQVICDGLHVSPVMIDILHRTLGDRIVLATDNMPPADPGYHIEGGLMRASDGTIAGSALKIDEALRNYMSYAQIPFAQAIVAATGAPAKLIKHDGEMGRIARGMRADLSLWDKDYSIIGTMVGGRFVYHRAEVAA; via the coding sequence ATGATCCTCGGCCCCGCGTTCATTGCGGTCGGCGACGGAACGTCGACCTATGGGCGCATCGCCGTTGAGGAAGGACGCATCGCAGCGGTCCTTCCGGCCGACGGCCCGACCGACCATCCACTACCCGGCGGCAGCAGCATCGCACCCGGAATGATCGACGTCCATACCAACGGCGCGGCGGATTTTCTGTTCAACCGCGATCAAGGCAATGCCGTGACGGCGGCGGCATCGGAATACGCGCGCGTCGGCGCGACGGGATTCGTGGCGAGCGTCATGACGGCGCCCTGGGAATCGATGCTCCACGCCGCGTCCGAGATCGTCGAGGCGGCCAATCAGCTCGAAGAAGACACGCCCGTCGGCGCGCGCTGTTTGGGCATCCACTTCGAAGGACCGTTTCTCAATCCGAAGTTTCGCCGCGTCCACCGTAACGAGTGGCTGATCGACGCGAGCGCGCAGCGCGCGCAAGAGATGGTCGACGCCTGCAAGGGCGCGTGCCTGCTCGTGACGATGGCGCCGGAGATCGAAGGCGCCGGCGAAGCAATGCGCGTTTTCTTGGAAAACGGCGTCGTCTGCTCGGCCGGACACACGAGCGCGCGCTATCGCGAAGGCATGCTGGCAGTCGGCCTGGGATTCCGCTCGCTGACGCACGCGTTCAACGGTATGCCGCCGCTCGATCACCGCGATCCCTCGATTTTGGCGGCTTTCATTCAGGACCGCCGCACGTTAGTGCAAGTGATTTGTGACGGTCTGCACGTCTCGCCGGTCATGATCGACATTTTGCACCGCACGCTCGGCGACCGGATCGTGCTCGCGACCGACAATATGCCGCCGGCCGACCCCGGCTATCACATCGAAGGCGGCTTGATGCGCGCGTCCGACGGCACCATCGCCGGCAGCGCGCTCAAGATCGACGAGGCGCTGCGCAACTATATGTCCTACGCCCAGATTCCGTTCGCGCAGGCGATCGTCGCCGCTACCGGAGCGCCGGCCAAGCTGATCAAGCACGACGGCGAGATGGGACGCATCGCGCGCGGCATGCGCGCCGACCTCTCGCTGTGGGATAAGGATTACTCGATCATCGGCACGATGGTCGGCGGCCGCTTCGTGTATCATCGCGCCGAAGTAGCGGCTTAG
- a CDS encoding dynamin family protein: MTRVDEDAMQRYEQTRDELVARLLELEGLLSEDRKASLQAARTRLARGKFVLAVVGEFSSGKSFLLNALLGKFGLLATDINPSTATITELEYGGADEATAFYEDGRSERVPIDSLGKFVTTNETDAPVRVLVRAASPFLQRGFVVADTPGLASINPAHRRATLQFLPGADAVLYLIDTQQPFSEGDASFLGIIRQHIDTIFIVQTKIDLWRQAQSDGGAAWEHASERIARLAALHAPGTYVYALSARDYVDGTLASDEAVVERSRFPRFLHALDASLIKRTGRARLRRAGDAATAAASDETDAIDRDLTMLDLDAAALAGRREAIVPQLQRADAQARSFREELLSCGARERQALVERGRALAEELERALAQVFDVTDVAKLRDRERLHLIVDRVVADVAGEFAERTAAAVTDDASEALARARELLPLRWSLPDSAAHAFGAQGGTSLWSGDVANAVAATIVLEAIGGPAIALVQSVAARFASRPPGGYMKRELAADLRSEIFPRLAAEVEAFAGAVGARLGHVYEDLAAAIGRAALQKRDADLGSIERALRAREAQQHDRVNAELRARRTAIASALEQSERVVGSFMAREAEIAPADPGSQTVRAAHVEPSFDLTSYDRGLRPERWRVAVLGGLRRGKSSLINAFANRRVLTDDQAGSVRFPIHVRYGEREQAYCLDPDGTWREIAFEDASAAAAETAVLVLVPWNLPRQLVLVHAPAFDSGDPDADDVNVAVAGHASEVLCLFSRQLSDRELDLYDRVAAFGKPMLFAHTIADNESPKERRHVVELAAEYLKARAIPAERVFTISANDYVAAREARRAASPWNETEALRSTLESHAEAHMARLERLARARAGAAPAPTHDTPEPAARSQEPSLLARLFGKGRRSGG, from the coding sequence GTGACTAGAGTTGACGAAGATGCGATGCAGCGTTACGAGCAAACGCGCGACGAACTCGTCGCGCGTTTGCTCGAATTAGAGGGTCTCCTCTCCGAGGATCGTAAGGCCTCGCTGCAGGCGGCCCGTACGCGACTCGCGCGCGGAAAATTCGTTCTCGCCGTCGTCGGCGAGTTCTCGAGCGGCAAATCGTTTCTCCTCAACGCGCTGCTTGGAAAGTTCGGCCTCCTCGCGACCGACATCAACCCGTCGACCGCAACGATTACCGAGCTCGAGTACGGCGGCGCCGACGAAGCGACGGCGTTTTACGAAGACGGCCGCAGCGAGCGCGTTCCGATCGATTCGCTCGGCAAGTTCGTGACGACCAACGAAACCGACGCGCCGGTTCGCGTGCTCGTCAGAGCGGCATCGCCGTTTCTCCAGCGCGGATTCGTGGTCGCCGATACGCCGGGGCTGGCATCGATCAACCCCGCGCACCGCCGCGCGACCTTGCAGTTCTTGCCCGGGGCCGACGCCGTGCTCTATCTCATCGACACGCAGCAGCCGTTTAGCGAAGGGGACGCCTCGTTTCTGGGCATCATCCGCCAGCATATCGACACGATCTTCATCGTGCAGACGAAGATCGATTTGTGGAGGCAGGCGCAATCCGACGGAGGCGCGGCTTGGGAGCACGCGTCCGAGCGCATCGCGCGCCTGGCGGCGCTGCACGCTCCCGGCACCTACGTCTACGCGCTGTCCGCACGCGATTACGTCGACGGAACGCTGGCATCCGACGAGGCCGTCGTCGAACGCAGCCGCTTTCCCAGGTTTCTCCACGCGCTCGACGCTTCGCTGATCAAGCGTACGGGACGCGCGCGCCTGCGCCGGGCCGGCGACGCCGCGACGGCGGCGGCAAGCGACGAAACCGACGCGATCGATCGCGATTTGACGATGCTGGACCTCGACGCAGCGGCTTTGGCCGGGCGGCGCGAAGCGATCGTACCGCAGCTGCAGCGAGCCGACGCGCAAGCGCGCTCGTTTCGCGAAGAACTGTTGTCCTGCGGCGCACGCGAACGCCAAGCGCTCGTCGAGCGCGGGCGCGCGCTGGCCGAAGAGCTCGAGCGCGCGCTCGCGCAAGTTTTCGACGTTACGGACGTCGCTAAGCTGCGGGATCGCGAACGGCTGCATCTCATCGTCGACCGGGTCGTCGCGGACGTCGCCGGCGAGTTCGCCGAGCGAACCGCGGCAGCGGTAACCGACGACGCTTCCGAAGCGCTCGCACGCGCCCGGGAGCTTCTTCCGCTGCGGTGGTCGCTGCCGGATTCGGCGGCACACGCGTTCGGCGCGCAGGGCGGCACGAGTTTGTGGAGCGGCGACGTCGCCAATGCCGTCGCCGCGACGATCGTGCTCGAAGCAATCGGCGGCCCTGCGATCGCGCTGGTGCAAAGCGTCGCGGCGCGATTTGCTTCGCGGCCGCCGGGCGGCTACATGAAGCGCGAGCTCGCCGCCGACTTACGCAGCGAAATTTTTCCGCGGCTAGCGGCGGAAGTCGAGGCGTTCGCCGGCGCGGTCGGCGCGCGGCTGGGACACGTCTACGAGGACCTGGCCGCCGCAATCGGCAGGGCCGCGCTCCAAAAACGCGACGCCGACCTGGGCAGTATCGAGCGCGCACTGCGCGCCCGCGAAGCGCAGCAGCACGACCGCGTAAACGCCGAGCTGCGCGCCCGTCGCACCGCCATCGCCTCCGCGCTCGAACAGTCCGAGCGCGTCGTGGGGTCGTTCATGGCGCGCGAAGCGGAGATCGCCCCCGCCGATCCGGGCTCGCAGACGGTGCGCGCCGCTCACGTCGAGCCCTCGTTTGATCTCACCTCGTACGATCGCGGCCTTCGGCCCGAACGCTGGCGCGTGGCCGTGCTCGGCGGCCTGCGGCGCGGCAAGAGCAGTCTCATCAACGCGTTTGCGAATCGTCGCGTGCTCACCGACGACCAAGCCGGCAGCGTTCGCTTTCCAATCCACGTTCGCTATGGAGAGCGCGAGCAGGCGTATTGCCTCGATCCTGACGGCACGTGGCGCGAAATTGCGTTTGAAGACGCATCTGCCGCCGCCGCGGAAACCGCCGTCCTGGTTCTCGTTCCGTGGAATCTGCCGCGCCAGCTCGTGCTCGTACACGCGCCGGCCTTCGACTCGGGCGACCCCGACGCCGACGACGTGAACGTTGCGGTAGCCGGTCACGCGAGCGAAGTGCTTTGTCTCTTCTCACGCCAGCTCTCCGACCGCGAGCTCGATCTGTACGATCGCGTCGCTGCGTTCGGAAAACCGATGCTATTCGCACACACGATCGCCGACAACGAATCGCCGAAGGAACGTCGCCACGTCGTCGAGCTTGCGGCCGAGTACCTTAAAGCGCGAGCGATACCGGCCGAACGCGTCTTTACGATCTCCGCTAACGACTACGTTGCAGCGCGCGAAGCGCGGCGCGCCGCATCGCCGTGGAATGAAACCGAAGCGCTTCGTTCGACGTTGGAATCGCACGCCGAAGCACACATGGCGCGACTCGAGCGCCTGGCGAGGGCGCGCGCGGGCGCGGCGCCCGCTCCCACGCACGATACACCCGAGCCGGCTGCGCGCTCGCAGGAGCCGAGCCTGCTCGCGCGCCTCTTCGGCAAGGGGCGACGGAGTGGGGGGTGA
- a CDS encoding SpoIIE family protein phosphatase, whose product MPLARVTGTLLLTAFLLLALAFAVLGAFQTRESMVRTFARQSQMQAGQTELEEMLRLQVDEENSLRGYSLTHDPFYVDQYTAAAGEFDSRESHLRQTFSSQGLITAQRLVDQYARLQKRWRDAVAKPVLANPTRQLAEIDKRNKFFSDQEAGVVRTIRAELAAQNDVLGRSTQTELDRSSYVRAFWLLLFGLLAILFNAFRSRLYRELEEERTTTEILQRAFRSETLPIPHCEVGGAYVSASSHLAVGGDVYDVYRLSSNLALLLIADVSGKGIDAAVLTAFIKFTIRAIALRRRDPAAILSEFNTSFSQAVENPYLFVSMWLGILDTETFVLRYASAGHDSAFIRRSGNVQQLAVTGPILGVMEEPFESRQTNLEHGDLLVLATDGLTEARTRSGQQLLDAGAMELIAKGSEHAQELADGLIASVRALSRNRLRDDLAILVVRALRGEPDA is encoded by the coding sequence GTGCCGCTAGCTCGCGTCACGGGTACGCTGCTGCTGACGGCGTTTCTGCTGCTCGCGCTGGCCTTCGCGGTCTTGGGCGCTTTTCAAACGCGCGAGTCTATGGTGCGAACCTTCGCGCGCCAGTCACAAATGCAGGCCGGCCAAACCGAGCTGGAAGAGATGCTGCGGCTGCAAGTCGACGAGGAGAATTCGCTGCGCGGCTACTCGCTCACGCACGATCCGTTCTACGTCGATCAATACACAGCCGCAGCCGGTGAGTTCGATAGCCGCGAAAGCCACCTACGGCAGACGTTTTCGTCGCAGGGTTTGATCACCGCGCAGCGTCTGGTCGATCAATACGCTCGGCTTCAGAAGCGGTGGCGCGACGCCGTCGCCAAACCCGTGCTCGCAAATCCCACCCGGCAACTCGCGGAGATCGACAAGCGCAATAAGTTTTTCAGCGATCAGGAAGCCGGCGTAGTACGCACGATTCGCGCCGAGCTGGCCGCCCAGAACGACGTTCTGGGACGCAGCACGCAAACCGAGCTGGACCGCAGCTCGTACGTTCGCGCCTTCTGGCTGCTGCTTTTTGGCCTGCTCGCCATTCTTTTTAACGCGTTTCGCTCGCGGCTCTATCGCGAACTGGAAGAAGAGCGCACGACGACCGAGATTCTCCAGCGCGCGTTTCGCAGCGAGACGCTTCCGATTCCGCATTGCGAGGTCGGCGGGGCGTACGTTTCGGCCAGCAGCCATTTGGCGGTCGGCGGCGACGTGTACGACGTCTATCGCTTATCGAGCAATCTCGCGCTTCTCCTGATTGCCGACGTCAGCGGTAAGGGCATCGACGCCGCGGTGCTGACCGCGTTCATCAAGTTTACGATTCGCGCGATCGCCCTTCGCCGCCGCGATCCGGCCGCGATCCTGAGCGAGTTCAACACGTCGTTTTCGCAGGCGGTCGAGAACCCGTATCTGTTCGTCTCGATGTGGCTCGGGATACTCGATACCGAAACGTTCGTGCTGCGTTACGCCAGCGCCGGGCACGATTCGGCGTTTATTCGTCGTTCCGGTAACGTGCAGCAGCTTGCGGTCACCGGTCCGATCCTCGGCGTCATGGAGGAGCCGTTCGAGTCGCGCCAGACCAACTTGGAACACGGCGATCTGCTCGTGCTGGCGACCGACGGCTTGACCGAAGCGCGCACGCGCTCGGGCCAGCAGCTGCTCGACGCCGGCGCGATGGAGCTCATCGCAAAAGGAAGCGAGCACGCGCAAGAGCTGGCCGACGGGCTGATCGCAAGCGTCCGAGCGCTTAGTCGCAACCGGCTGCGCGACGATCTCGCGATCTTGGTCGTGCGTGCGCTGCGGGGAGAGCCCGATGCGTAA
- a CDS encoding ABC transporter ATP-binding protein codes for MIALDGVALDIGGRRLLDGIDAHVASGELLAVVGPNGVGKTTLLRAIAGLHLASAGSIAIDGREIGTLTPAQRALRVGFVTSDDVMLDALRVRDVIAIGRFAHHRWWEWRERPDDDAAVGEALAAVAMDAFAQRLFSTLSSGERQRVWIAMGLAQATPVLLLDEPTSHLDLRVSHQILALLGELARGGKTIVCAIHDVNDAAAYADRIALLGDGRLAALDTPDRVLGSDVLEATYRVTMERVRLAGGSLRVFAR; via the coding sequence ATGATCGCACTCGACGGCGTCGCGTTGGACATCGGCGGACGAAGACTGCTCGACGGCATCGACGCTCATGTCGCGTCCGGCGAGCTGCTCGCGGTGGTCGGCCCCAACGGCGTCGGCAAAACCACGCTGCTGCGCGCGATCGCCGGACTCCACCTCGCGTCGGCCGGAAGCATTGCTATCGACGGCCGCGAGATCGGGACGCTGACGCCGGCACAGCGCGCGCTGCGAGTTGGATTCGTCACCAGCGACGACGTAATGCTCGACGCGCTGCGCGTGCGCGACGTCATCGCCATCGGGCGTTTCGCGCATCACCGCTGGTGGGAGTGGCGCGAGCGGCCCGACGACGACGCGGCCGTAGGGGAAGCGCTCGCGGCGGTTGCGATGGACGCGTTTGCGCAACGGCTCTTCTCGACGTTGAGCAGCGGCGAGCGACAACGCGTGTGGATCGCAATGGGCTTAGCGCAAGCGACGCCGGTACTGCTGCTCGACGAACCGACGAGCCATCTCGACCTGCGCGTTTCGCATCAGATCCTCGCGTTGCTCGGCGAGCTCGCGCGCGGGGGAAAGACCATCGTCTGCGCGATTCACGACGTCAACGACGCGGCGGCGTACGCCGATCGCATCGCCCTGCTGGGCGACGGACGCCTCGCCGCGCTCGACACGCCGGATCGCGTCCTGGGCAGCGACGTTCTCGAAGCGACGTATCGCGTGACGATGGAGCGGGTGCGACTCGCCGGCGGAAGCCTTCGCGTCTTCGCGCGCTAA
- a CDS encoding iron ABC transporter permease: MRVVLLAVLAVVAAAASLLVGGTALSPHDIGSALLHPHENDALTTIVWQLRLPRVCIAAVVGAALALCGAMLQGMLRNPLVDPYLTGVSAGAAAAVAIAILAGVSPAFTPAIGFIAGLGAALLVAALARRGGGIDPNRLILGGVSLSMFFAAIVTLAIVRAQATDYAASIVAWLAGTMAGRGWHDLATTGPYVAAGAAIAIWSIPALNALRIGDVRARTVGVDVDRAQWGILAGSSLLAASSVVLAGMVGFLGLLVPHVARRLVGSDARVLIPACALAGAALCMIADAVCRSIVAPAELPIGVLLAFIGVPAFLYLYLRGGRAQ; encoded by the coding sequence ATGCGCGTCGTACTGCTTGCGGTACTCGCCGTGGTTGCGGCGGCGGCGAGTTTGCTCGTGGGCGGGACGGCGCTCTCACCGCATGACATCGGCAGCGCGCTGCTGCACCCGCACGAGAACGACGCCTTGACGACGATCGTCTGGCAGCTCCGGCTGCCGCGCGTCTGCATCGCGGCGGTGGTGGGTGCGGCACTGGCGCTGTGCGGCGCGATGCTGCAAGGCATGCTGCGCAATCCCCTCGTCGATCCTTACCTTACCGGCGTCAGCGCGGGCGCGGCGGCGGCCGTCGCAATCGCCATCCTTGCCGGCGTTTCGCCCGCGTTTACACCGGCGATTGGCTTCATCGCCGGCTTGGGCGCGGCGCTGCTGGTCGCCGCGCTCGCACGTCGCGGCGGCGGCATCGATCCGAACCGGTTGATTCTAGGCGGCGTTTCACTCTCGATGTTCTTCGCGGCGATCGTTACCTTGGCGATCGTCCGCGCGCAAGCCACCGACTACGCCGCTTCGATCGTCGCGTGGCTAGCGGGAACGATGGCCGGACGCGGCTGGCACGATTTAGCGACGACGGGACCGTACGTTGCCGCCGGTGCGGCGATCGCAATATGGTCGATTCCGGCGCTCAACGCGCTGCGCATCGGCGACGTGCGCGCGCGCACCGTCGGCGTCGACGTCGATCGCGCGCAATGGGGGATCCTCGCTGGATCGTCGCTGCTGGCGGCAAGCAGCGTCGTGCTCGCGGGCATGGTGGGTTTCCTTGGACTGCTCGTGCCGCACGTCGCGCGCCGCCTCGTCGGTTCCGACGCGCGCGTCTTGATACCGGCGTGCGCGTTGGCCGGCGCGGCGCTGTGTATGATAGCCGATGCCGTCTGCCGCTCGATCGTCGCACCGGCGGAGCTTCCCATCGGCGTGCTGCTGGCATTCATCGGCGTGCCCGCATTTCTCTATCTCTATCTGCGCGGCGGACGCGCGCAATGA
- a CDS encoding TonB-dependent receptor, which translates to MLAFVFATAVAVVSPKPSPSPSSPPEIVHVVTSDRGQEAASRATRTTYVVTAADIARNGYRTVADALSQVPGLYVARYGPFGQFAEISMRGSNALQTLVLLDGLPVAGSQIENVNLEQMPATGIDRIEVVEGGGSTLYGSGSIGGVINVITTGAAPTTATVSTGSFGQQTYQLQTPYFSFQRTYAANNYGLPGGGSRVNADAGLTSGALTYSHPIGGMDLQFLADFSNARLGDPGPVGFTSTTERQDTIVRDVRLRLTHHSPHADFTLAMGGSSQDFSITCDSPNDFGCPNWVDLPTPKQTPPPYAELLNDERAMVEVTNAVGDERRRLVYGIDVSGGNSRVDGGTGSACPPSVSYYGYGSCGILAYEAGVTPSSYAQSAAFVQAQWFGRNGAVYSAGLRGERDLNSVSTAQGGALSPSIGAILPLANGLQLKLNAATAFRAPTAEELFYPPQGVYSNSSLVPERTRVGDATLVDRAAFGDVSLGWFTTSGSNLIVDENPALFDYKPVNVGRASIQGFTVGLHTRPDRHFATTLDVTNVYRAQDLDTQSRLPNRAPVFASVLGFRYVTSPSSRFDGAGVTITANGRFQAAASYEPYYAQSQAYATVDAYAGFRVAPSMVLTLRGYNLLDDRYAVWNGFPMPGPSFAVELRSK; encoded by the coding sequence ATGCTTGCTTTCGTCTTTGCGACGGCAGTTGCCGTCGTCTCACCAAAGCCATCACCGTCACCGTCGTCTCCACCTGAAATCGTCCACGTCGTCACGAGCGATCGCGGACAAGAAGCCGCGTCGCGTGCGACGCGCACGACGTACGTGGTGACCGCCGCCGACATCGCTCGCAACGGCTATCGCACCGTCGCCGATGCGTTGTCGCAAGTGCCGGGCCTATACGTCGCGCGCTACGGACCGTTCGGGCAGTTCGCCGAGATCAGCATGCGCGGCAGCAACGCGCTGCAGACGCTCGTGCTGCTCGACGGACTTCCCGTTGCGGGTTCGCAGATCGAAAACGTCAATCTGGAGCAAATGCCAGCGACCGGCATCGATCGGATCGAGGTCGTCGAGGGCGGCGGTTCGACCTTGTACGGATCGGGGTCGATCGGCGGCGTGATCAACGTCATCACGACCGGCGCCGCACCGACGACGGCGACGGTTTCGACCGGATCGTTCGGGCAGCAAACGTATCAGCTGCAGACGCCGTATTTTTCGTTCCAGCGGACGTACGCCGCCAACAACTACGGTTTGCCCGGCGGCGGTTCGCGCGTCAACGCCGACGCCGGTCTGACGAGCGGCGCATTGACGTACTCACACCCGATCGGCGGAATGGATTTGCAGTTCTTGGCCGATTTCAGCAACGCGCGTCTGGGCGATCCCGGCCCCGTGGGCTTCACTTCGACCACGGAGCGTCAAGACACGATCGTACGCGACGTCCGTTTGCGCCTAACGCACCACTCGCCGCATGCGGACTTTACGCTCGCCATGGGCGGGTCGTCACAAGATTTCAGCATCACGTGCGACTCGCCCAACGACTTCGGCTGCCCGAACTGGGTCGATCTACCCACGCCCAAGCAAACGCCGCCGCCATACGCCGAGCTCTTGAACGACGAGCGCGCAATGGTGGAAGTGACCAACGCCGTGGGCGACGAGCGCCGGCGCCTCGTCTACGGAATCGACGTGTCCGGCGGGAATAGCCGCGTCGACGGAGGTACGGGCAGCGCGTGCCCTCCTTCGGTAAGCTACTACGGCTATGGCAGCTGCGGCATTCTCGCGTACGAAGCGGGCGTCACGCCCAGCAGCTACGCGCAATCGGCGGCGTTCGTGCAAGCGCAATGGTTCGGCCGGAACGGCGCCGTTTACTCGGCGGGGCTGCGCGGCGAGCGCGATCTCAACTCGGTGTCGACCGCGCAAGGCGGCGCGCTCTCGCCGTCCATCGGCGCGATACTGCCGCTCGCTAACGGCTTACAACTCAAGCTCAACGCGGCGACGGCATTTCGCGCGCCGACCGCCGAGGAGCTCTTCTATCCTCCGCAGGGAGTGTATTCGAACTCCAGCCTCGTGCCCGAACGAACGCGCGTCGGCGACGCCACGCTCGTCGATCGCGCCGCGTTCGGCGACGTCTCGTTGGGTTGGTTCACGACGTCGGGCTCGAACCTCATCGTCGACGAGAATCCGGCGCTGTTCGACTACAAACCCGTCAACGTGGGGCGCGCGTCGATTCAAGGCTTCACCGTCGGTCTCCACACGCGGCCGGACCGGCACTTTGCTACGACACTCGACGTGACCAACGTGTATCGCGCGCAAGACCTCGACACGCAATCGCGTCTTCCCAATCGCGCTCCCGTGTTTGCGTCCGTTTTGGGATTTCGCTACGTTACGTCACCCTCGAGCCGCTTCGACGGAGCGGGCGTGACGATCACCGCGAACGGCCGCTTTCAGGCTGCCGCATCGTACGAACCGTACTACGCGCAATCGCAAGCGTATGCGACCGTCGACGCGTACGCCGGCTTTCGCGTCGCACCGTCGATGGTATTGACCTTGCGCGGTTATAATCTGCTCGACGACCGGTACGCGGTCTGGAACGGTTTTCCGATGCCCGGCCCAAGCTTCGCGGTCGAGCTGCGTTCGAAGTAG